The DNA region TCTAGAGCGCGAGGCACTCATGCAGTAAGCTCTGATGTTGATTTAGCACTTGATACTGGTACAGCTATTGAACCAAGAAGAAAAGTAGGCGAAGTACAAGAAGTACTTAAGGGACTGTACACGCCTTATACCATTGAAGTGGTAGATTTTCATAGTGTTACTGATACAATGCAGCACCTTATTTTACAAGAGGGAATACCATGGTCACGTTAACGCATATTCAAGCACGACATCTAGCTGCAAAGCAGGCATTAAGTTGTTTGAAAGAATCACTTGATATTATTAGCAATGATCCTCTAGCGCGAAACTATTACAAACAAAAGAGTAATTAGTGTGTTATTTAAGGCCTTAGGATTTCCAGGGCCTTATTTTGTTTAGTTTAAAAAACATGAGTTATTTATTAAAATTTGACAATTTGACTTTATTTAATTTACAAAGTACTCTTAAATTATAAATAACACTATTGCTAATCGAGGTTTCTATGTTTTTACTATTGCGCCGTTTACTATTTAGTGCAGTAACTCTATTGTTTGTACACAACTCATTTGGTTGTTTAAAAGATTTATGCTTAGATAAATCAATCGACTTTCTTTCTTCTCAAACCCCTGAGCAAGTAGCAGGGCATCTTAATGGTATGCCCGAGCTTATACAGAGCCAGCTTAAATCAGCTCTTTTAAAAAAATGTAGCGACTTGTATGATAACTTAATACCTTATCAGTCATATGAGCTTAAAGGTCATACAGATTGGGTAAGTTCAGTGGCATTTAGTTCTGATGGTAAGTTTGTAGTAACTGGGTCAAACGATAAAACTGCACGTATATGGAGTCTAGACACACTTGAGTCACGAGAGCTTAAAGGCCATACTGATTGTGTAACTTCAGTAGCCTTTAGCCCTGATGGCAAATTTTTATTAACTAATTCAAAAGATAAAACTGCGCGTCTATGGGATGTAGATACACTTAAGTCACGTGAGTTTAAAGGTCATACTGGTAATATAATTTCAATAGAATTTAGTTCTGACAGTAAGTTAGTATTAACTCTTTCAGATGATAAAAATACATGTATTAGAACTGCACGTATATGGGATGTAGAAACATTCAAGTCACATGAACTTAAAGCTCATAATCATAATGTAATTTCAACAACATTTAATACTAAGGGTAAGTTAGTATTAACTTGCTTAGGTGACAATAGTATTCGTCTATGGGACGTAGATACACTCAAATACCATGAGCTTAAAGGCTATACTGACAATATAAATGTAGCCGAATTTAAATCTGATGGTAAGTATGTATTACTTGGTTTTCCTAAGGGCATTTTACGTTTGTGGGATATAAACACGCTCAAAGTGCATAGGTTTAAACCCATTCGTACTCCTCATAATATAACGTCAATACTATCTAGTCCTAATGGTAAGTTAGTAGTAACTCGTGCAGGTTGTAGAGGTTATGACGGTGTACGTATATGGAATACAGATACGCTCGAATCACAAGAGCTTAAAGTTAATACTGATAATACTGATGATACTGATTCTATTATAACTTCAATAACAATTAGTTCTGATAGCAAATTACTGTTAACTGGGTCATTCGATGGTACTGTACGTATATGGAATGTAGATACACTTCAATCACGAGAGCTTAAGAAGTATGCTAACTCTATGCCTTCAGTAGCATTTAGTCCTGATGGTAAGTTAGCATTAATTAAGGCAGCTGGTAGTTGTGTATGTATAAGCAATTTAGTGACTAAAGATATTCTCAATCTTGAGCAACTACTTTTTATGCGTAACTTTGAGCATAATAAGATTGATTTAACTAATACTTATAGTCAAAAGCTATTAGAGTCATTAGCACCTGTTATAGATGGACTTCCTAAACTGCCAAGCCAAAGTTATCACACTCATTCACTTGTTAAAGCATATCTAGATGCTAAACGCGCACAACTACTAAAAGCAGCTGCTCATGATGACGTTGCTACTGTGGAGAAGTTACTCTCTAGAGGTTTTGGCCTTAACACATGCGATAAGGCTGGCAATAATCTATGGCATTATGCTTTTAAGGGCTGTATAAAAGGTGGTGTGTCTTATGCAAGCAAAAAAGTACTTGAACTATTGGTAAAGCTAGAGGGTGTAGAAAAAGGGCTCAAGAAAAACAATAAAGCTGGATTACCTCCTTTTGCTTTAGGTTTTATGCACAATAAAGATTTTACTGTGAATTTTCTGGATATAGCACCTGAGAACTCATGCTCCATTTGTTTAGACGATGGTGATTTAAAGCCTACTCAATGTGGCCATTTGTTTCATGATACATGTTTATCTAATTGGCTTAAAGGACATGCAACTTGCCCTAATTGCCGTACCGAAATTTTGCCTGCTTAATATATACTAATTTAAATCTCTCTAAGGCCTGGAAATTTCAGGCCTTAGATATTTTAGATACAGTTGTTAAGAACAGTGCTTATGATACACTTAAATAGGGTAGAATCTCTCTGAAATATAATTAATAGTTATAGTACGTATAGGTAAAGAAATAGTGAAAAAAAATCTGGGTTACAGTCAGCCGCAAAAAGCTCTAGGTCATGGGCAATCGCATGGTATACCGCTAAAAAAACAGTTTGGGCAACATTTTTTGCGTGTTCAATCAGTTATTGACACAATGATCAATGCAGTACCTCTCAACAATAAAAGTTCAGTTTTTGAAATTGGTTGCGGAGACGGCTTTCTTACGCGTTCTATTTTACAAACACCCATTGAGCGTTTATGGATTTTTGAAATAGATCCTGACTGGGTAGCACATGTGACTGCTACGTATCCAGACAACCGTATGGAGGTGTTTTTAGAAAATATTCTTGATGTTGATTTTGATCGCTTTAAAGAGCATGCACCTTGGATTTTACTTGCTAATTTGCCATACCAAGTTACTTTTCCTATACTACGTAAACTTAAAGACAATAGACATCTTCTACAAGAAGGCGTAATCATGGTTCAAGAGGAAGTAGCGCAGAAAGTAGTTGCTTCTCATGGACGTGGTTACGGATACGTATCACTTTATTTCCAACATTTTTTTGAATGGCGTTTGCTTACAAAAATTAAGCCTGATGCTTTTTACCCGCCACCAAAAGTAGATTCACGTTTATTGTATTTTAAGCCACGACCAGTGCTTGATGAAATACTTGACGAAGAAAACTTTTGGATATTTATAAAGCGTTGTTTTATACAACCACGCCGTACCCTTAAAAATAATCTTCAAATGTTCCATTACGATATATCAGGTATATCTGAAGATATATTAGCTCTTCGTGGTCAACAAATGAACAAGCTACAATTACTTGCTTTATGGAAGCAGATTAGTCAAAATACACTATAACAGTATAAAATTAGTGGCAATATACGCTAATCTTCAGATGGCTTTTGTTTATCAACAGTTCCTACTGCATGTTGTGCTGGTGCATACACGGTAAAGAGTTTTAATAGTTCATTACTTGTATTAGTGATATTATGGTGGGTGCCTTGTGGAACCATAACTAAGTCGCCTTCAGTAATAGAATGCTCTTGATTATTTAACACTGCTTTACCTGATCCGCTTACTATAACAAGTATTTGATCTGCTTTATGTACTTCCATCCCAATGTCTTCATGTGCCTTGAGGCTCATTATAACTACTTGGCTGTTATGCCCTGTAATTATTTCTTGTCTAAAAAAGCTATTGTCTTTAGTTAGTGTATCTATAGGAAAAACGTACTTCACGATATACTCCTTACCTTATAGTGTTTTTATTGGTAATCATCTGATTTAATAGTACTTTTAAGATGCATATAACAATCGATATACTTTTTTTGTCCTGGATGAAATTCAGCTGCTTTACGCTGCAACGCAGTAACTTCGCATGTACTTAAAAAAGGCACAACTTTTTTAGTTCTACTGCATAGTGCTGATAGTATAACCTTTTCTTGATGTGGCCGGATATCAAAAGTAAGATGGCGCGCTTGTGGCCAACAGGTGTCTGCTGTATGCATAATATAGGGAATAAATGATGCCATCGGGAGTGGATACAAAGCTAAATTACGGCGATAATTTTTAGGAGTCCAGCCAAAAAACCACAATTCTATATGACCAGGAGACTGATCTACATTGCCACGCGCATTAGCAGGTAGCGTAATGCCTGGAATGCGCCGTAATGGGGCGCTGACACGTAATTCAATTTGGGTAAGTTTGCTAGGAAGCTGGCCATGAAAACGTTTATGAGACAAAAAGTTAGAAGGTGAAAACAAATCAAGCCGCTGTATATGATCTCCAGCAGAATAGATATGAAAAATACGCTTAAAAATAGGGTGACATACAAGGCAAGAATTAGCATATTGTACAGGCATGCCAATCATACAAAGCTCATCAATAACAAAAGTGTCTTGAGGAAAGTCAGTGTTTCTTATAACTCCTAAATTAAGGGACAGATTGCCTCCATGGCTATAAGTTACTAAGCGTATTTTGGGATATCTTTTTTGAGTAGCAAACTTTTTAAGCTCTTCTTGGAGTGCTCTATAAAAAAGAGCGGCTTCTTTATGTCGTTGCTTATAACTCAGAAGGCCTGACCAGCCATAGGTATAAAAGTGATTTTTAACTCCAGGCGCATATTTTTGAAGTAAATGGTTATATAGTAAAGCAAAAATATGTGAGCCACAGGGGCATGAGCATCCGGAGGTTATCTTTTTAAGTCCTAGGTCTTGTATTGGTTGCATAGTAAACACAAAAGGATTAGATCTAATAGCCCGCACATTACTTTCATAAGGAGTACCTTCAATTGTATCTCTAAAAAATTGACCTAGGGTGCCAAGCGAAAAGTTAGAACGTAGCCCTAAAGTACCATGCACAAAAATGGTAATCCACTCTTCTTGAGCAGTAAGTGCTTTTACTGAAAACACTATGCTTATTATTAACGCTATTTTTTTTAGGCTTACCATTTTTTCCTCGCTATACCTTTTTATCTCTTGTTTTAATTATACAAATATACAATTTTAAATGTGAAGAGAATCTTTAAAAGAAGAAATTTTATCCTTCTATTGTTGTTCTGCTCGTGCTTAAGGTATGCTAAAAAAATAGAGGCATTTAATTTTTAGTGAGGCTGTTTATGCAACGCAAAAAAAAGTTTTTGGCAACTACAAGAGCTTACTTAAAGCTCGTATTCCATTTATTTAAAGTTTTTTGGCAGCTGCTGCGGGGTATATGGCGCCTTTCTTATTTAAGTAGCGCTCCAGTAACTATATTTGGAGGTAGTAATTTGCCTCCTGATAGTATTTACCTAAAAAAAGCAAAAGAGCTTGCAACTATGCTCTCTAAGCATAAAATTCCTGTGCTTACTGGTGGTGGTCCGGGTATTATGGAGGCAGCAACATGTGGTGCAGCCAATAAAAGTAAAAAAGTAATTAGCACTATAGGTATAGGCGTTAAAGGGCTGAGTGAAATTGAAGGGTTTAATAAGTGCGCTAAAAACACCATAGTAATGGATAATTTCTCTTCAAGAAAATGGTTACTTACAAGTTATTCTTCTGGTTTTGCTGTATTTCCCGGGGGTTTTGGTACTCTTGATGAACTTACAGGACTGCTTACTCTTATTCAAACTAAAATGCGTGTAAAAGCACCTATCGTGCTTATCGGTGTAGACTATTGGAAGCCTTTTGTAGACTGGCTTATACATTCAGCGCTTGCTGAAGGGCTCGTAAAAAAAGAGGATGTCGCATTATTTATCTTAACTGATGATATACAACAGGCCTTTGATTTGCTGTATGATAATGCAAAAAAATATGAGTTTTCGGTTTTTGAAGTGCAACGTTAACCAACAGCCTTTTGACAAAGATGCCCTAGCAGTTATTCTTATGCCAAGTAGATGGATATATTTCTACTTTAGTTAGTTATAATAATTTTAACAAAAGGTGTATTTATGAATAACTTTTTTAGAAATAGTAGCTTGATTGTGTTAACTGTTGGCATTGTTGGTTTTTCAAGCGCAGTAACGCGTCCAAAAGGTTCAACAGAAGCTCAAGCGCGCAAGTATATTGAGCATGTAGTTGATACACTACTTATGCCGAGTAATCACGCAGGAAGCTATGGCAGTGAGCTTAAAAAGTTTACTACTACAACAGCTTCGCAACTGTTACGCAGATATGGTTCCTATCCAAACTTTTTATCTTTAAGTAAAGAATATAACACGGATACCCTCTATAATGCTTTGCTTTCAGAAATTCAAGTATTTATAGAAGAAAAAAGTTCTCAGTATGCTCAAGAAGAGCTTAAAAATGTGTATGTGCCAAGTTATGTTGATAAACAAAAAGTAACTCGTGCTACAACTCAAGTGGTAGTTAACGAAGTTAATACTATTATTAGCAAATCAGTTGAACTTCCTGTTGGGGCATTTACTAATTATGTTGGTACACCTTTGCGCAACAAAGTACGTGATATCGTTAAAGTAGAACTTCGTAAGGCTACAGGTCCTGCACCACGCCCAGAAAGACCATCAACACTTTATACTACTGCTGATTGTCCCGTGTGTATGGAAGATTTTCATACGAGTGTTAAACGCATCTATTTAAAATGCGGTCATAATATATGTACAGGTTGTTTAACTCAAATGTATAACCATGCTAAACAAACACATTTAAACTGTCCACTCTGTAGAGCTGCAGTGAGTGTTAATGATTACGCTCAAGAGCTTTGGCCGGCTTCAGCTCCTAGCTGGTAATCTATTTATTGTTAGTTATTTTTAAAGTAAGGGCACTGAAAAGTGCCCTTATCTATTTGAGCATAGTAGCCTAGGTTTTGACAGCTTTTCTATAACTTACTACACTAAAAAATAGACTAAATTAATAACTAAAATAAAACCCTGAGGGACTTTGTATGAAATTAAAAGCATTAATGGGCTTAGTGTTAGCTATAAATATGAGTGTAATGTGTGCTCAACCAGCTAAAGCTATAGGAGCTCAGCAAGCACGTAATTATATAGGTCATGTCATTGATTCTTTGTTTGTGCCTTCAATGCACGATGGCAGATATGCTCAAGAAATAAAAGACTTTGTCACTCAGGCAACTCAAGAGCTTTTAAAAGTACACGGTGTTTTTGATAAAGCTAAAACTGCTAAAGTATATAAAGCAGTAGATTTATGTACAGATCTTAACGAGCGTGTTATAGATTTTATTGATCATAAATGCAAAGACTATATACAAAAAGAGATTTCTACTGCTGCTTATACTCTTACTACAGTACAAAAAAGACGTATTACGCAACGTGTTGCCACCCAATTTCACAATAAAGTAGTTGATATACTGTATTATGCAGATCAGCTTCCAGCAGGAGCACTTATGAGCTACGTAGGGTCACCATTACGCAATAAAGTTATTAATGCTGTTAAAACAGAAATTAAGCTTACTCAAACTACTCGAGTAAGCCCAAAATCTACGGTGTTAAAATAATTTAGTATACTCAGCTTTCAGTTTTTTCTTATCTGTTTTTCCTGTTGACGTTACGGGTAACTCTCGTTTTATAATAAACTCTCGTGGCACTTTATAAGGGGCTAAGGTACGTAGACAAAGCTCCTTAAGCTCAGCTATAAGTGCATCTTTGTCGGTGGTTCTACTGCCTATAAATGCTACGGGAATCTCTTCTTGATTTTGGGCAATACCAATAACAGCAGCTTGCGTTACTTGGCCATTGCTTAACAATACATTTTCTACTTCTTGAGGATAAATTTTTACCCCTTTATTTATAATTAAATCACGTTGTCTGCCTGAAATAACGATTTTGCCTTGAGGATTAATATAAGCAAGGTCTCCTGTATTAAGCCAACCATCTCGAAGAACAGCGCGCGTAGCTTCAGGTGCTTTATAGTACCCGAGCATAATATTGTCGCCTGTTATCCATAAAACGCCTACAGAGCCTTCGGGAAGTTCTTTGCCTT from Candidatus Dependentiae bacterium includes:
- a CDS encoding E3 ubiquitin protein ligase; the protein is MNNFFRNSSLIVLTVGIVGFSSAVTRPKGSTEAQARKYIEHVVDTLLMPSNHAGSYGSELKKFTTTTASQLLRRYGSYPNFLSLSKEYNTDTLYNALLSEIQVFIEEKSSQYAQEELKNVYVPSYVDKQKVTRATTQVVVNEVNTIISKSVELPVGAFTNYVGTPLRNKVRDIVKVELRKATGPAPRPERPSTLYTTADCPVCMEDFHTSVKRIYLKCGHNICTGCLTQMYNHAKQTHLNCPLCRAAVSVNDYAQELWPASAPSW
- a CDS encoding cupin domain-containing protein; this translates as MKYVFPIDTLTKDNSFFRQEIITGHNSQVVIMSLKAHEDIGMEVHKADQILVIVSGSGKAVLNNQEHSITEGDLVMVPQGTHHNITNTSNELLKLFTVYAPAQHAVGTVDKQKPSED
- a CDS encoding nucleotidyltransferase domain-containing protein, producing the protein MEKSLDTGITQEAKDKIIGIIHALIPHCKIYLFGSRARGTHAVSSDVDLALDTGTAIEPRRKVGEVQEVLKGLYTPYTIEVVDFHSVTDTMQHLILQEGIPWSR
- the rsmA gene encoding ribosomal RNA small subunit methyltransferase A; this translates as MKKNLGYSQPQKALGHGQSHGIPLKKQFGQHFLRVQSVIDTMINAVPLNNKSSVFEIGCGDGFLTRSILQTPIERLWIFEIDPDWVAHVTATYPDNRMEVFLENILDVDFDRFKEHAPWILLANLPYQVTFPILRKLKDNRHLLQEGVIMVQEEVAQKVVASHGRGYGYVSLYFQHFFEWRLLTKIKPDAFYPPPKVDSRLLYFKPRPVLDEILDEENFWIFIKRCFIQPRRTLKNNLQMFHYDISGISEDILALRGQQMNKLQLLALWKQISQNTL
- a CDS encoding TIGR00730 family Rossman fold protein, giving the protein MQRKKKFLATTRAYLKLVFHLFKVFWQLLRGIWRLSYLSSAPVTIFGGSNLPPDSIYLKKAKELATMLSKHKIPVLTGGGPGIMEAATCGAANKSKKVISTIGIGVKGLSEIEGFNKCAKNTIVMDNFSSRKWLLTSYSSGFAVFPGGFGTLDELTGLLTLIQTKMRVKAPIVLIGVDYWKPFVDWLIHSALAEGLVKKEDVALFILTDDIQQAFDLLYDNAKKYEFSVFEVQR